GTCCTGGGCAAATTCGTCCGCTGGTACGAGTGGGGCGACAAGAGCATCAGCGTGATCGTCACGCGGCCCGGTGAAATGCCCGCCGACAGCAGCCCGCTGGTGGACATCCTGCGCGACAAGGACCACGCCGGGGAGGTGAACCTGTCCGACGCGGAATGGCGCGCCCTCTATCTCTGGCTGGACGGCAACGCCGCGTTTTACGGGGCCTATTCGGAGGCCGAGCGCGTCGCGCAGCGCCGCGGCGAGGCCATACCGCCGCCGCAACTGCAATAGGCGCCCCACTGAAAACTTGCCGCGCCGACAGGCAAATCACGGTTCCAGTCCACCTGGCCCACGCCTGTCAACAAGGTCTATGACCTCCCGCCAACATCTCATCAACCGCCGACTTGCATTTCGCGTGAAACAGTTTTACACTGGAAACTGTGACATGTGCGTTTTGTGTCGCTTTCATCTTTTTTACGCCGGGAGGCGGAAACACATGAGGGAGAGGTCATGAAGAAGAAAGGTTTCACACTCATTGAACTGCTGGTGGTGATCGCCATCATCGGCATCCTTGCGGCAATTCTCCTGCCCGCGCTGGCGCGCGCGAGGGAGGCGGCCAGGCGCTCCTCGTGCCAGAACAACCTGAAACAGTGGGGGCTGGTTTACAAGATGTACTCGGGCGAGGCGAAGGGCGGACGCTTCCCCCCCCTGTCCACCTGGCCCTACACGGCCATGGCCGCCTCCCCATCGGCGGTATACCCGGAATACCTGACGGACCCGTCCATCATCATCTGCCCCTCCGACGCGAAGGACCGGGTGGACATGCTCTTCTGCTGCGACAACCCCGGCGACCAGACCTGGCCTTCGATATACGACGGCAAGGTCTACCGCAAGGGCGAGGTGTGGATTGGCTCGCGGAACTACATGATGCAGAAAAGCTACATGTACTTCGGGTGGGTCTTTGACCGGGCGGACAACAGGCCGGAGTATGAGGCGCTGCTGAGCCAGTGCGCGCCGACCCTCTCCTCCGTCTTCGGCGCGGCCTTCCCTGACTTGGACCCGGCCATGATTACCGCCGTGCAGACCTTGGCGGTCCCCATCCAGATGGCCCAGGCCCTGGACAGCCTTCTCCCGAAACTCGCCGGCTCCATGCTGAACCCCTCCTCACAGCCCATGCGCCAGCAGGCGGAGCAGGCCATGGACGGCGACCTGACGGTGCAGGCGCCGAACGGCAATGGCGGGGGCTCCACGGTCTACCGCCTCCGCGAGGGCGTCGAGCGCTTCCTCATCACGGACATCAACAACCCCGGCGCCTCCGCCCAGGCCCAGAGCACCCTGCCCATCATGACCGACCTCCTTTCGGACGGCGCGGGCATGAGCGCTTTCAACCATGTGCCGGGCGGCTGCAATATCCTCTACATGGACGGCCATTGCGAGTTCATCCGCTATCCGGGCAAGGGACCCGTCACCGCGGCCATGGCGCGGCTGCTCGGCGCGGTCACGGCGGGATTTGACGGGTGACGCGGTCTGTGATTCTTTGCTCTTGCTCTTGCTCTTGCTCCTAATCTTGCTCTTGCTCTGATCATGTTTCAAAAAACGCTGAGGGCAACGGCAAGCGTTCCCCGGCAGATCGCGGACGATTCTTCGAGACCGCTCATGGCTCCGTGAAGATGCCGTCAAGGATGACCGGGCGCAAGCCGGCAGCCGGGGATGAGGCTGCATAGCCTAAGGATTTGGAGCAAGAGCAGGAGCAAGAGTAAGAGCAGGAAAAGACGTTACAAACATGGAAAGGGGAACGTGAAATGTGTGACAGGACCATGACCGCCGTGTGGATGATGATGTGCGCGATGCTGCTCGCGGGAACGGCGTTTGCCGCCGCGCCGCCGCCCGCGGTGGTGCCCCATCCGCAGGAAATCGCCTGGACCTCCGGCGGGGAGGCCTGGCTCGACGCCGGGGCATTGCGGCTTGGCGAACTGCCGGAGGCCTTCGCCGGGGCGCGCGCGGCCCACGGCCGCGCGGCGGCCAAACTGGGAACGGCCGCGAACGCCAAAACACTGCGCGTCGAACAGGGAACCCTTCCGGAACGGGTGGCCGCCCGGACACGGGCCGAGGGCTACGCCCTGGCCATCGGCCCGGACGGCGGCCTGCTCACGGCGGAGACCGCCCACGGCGCGCACAACGGCCTGGTGACCCTGGCGGGGCTGATGGGCGCGGA
This DNA window, taken from Candidatus Hydrogenedentota bacterium, encodes the following:
- a CDS encoding DUF1559 domain-containing protein; translation: MKKKGFTLIELLVVIAIIGILAAILLPALARAREAARRSSCQNNLKQWGLVYKMYSGEAKGGRFPPLSTWPYTAMAASPSAVYPEYLTDPSIIICPSDAKDRVDMLFCCDNPGDQTWPSIYDGKVYRKGEVWIGSRNYMMQKSYMYFGWVFDRADNRPEYEALLSQCAPTLSSVFGAAFPDLDPAMITAVQTLAVPIQMAQALDSLLPKLAGSMLNPSSQPMRQQAEQAMDGDLTVQAPNGNGGGSTVYRLREGVERFLITDINNPGASAQAQSTLPIMTDLLSDGAGMSAFNHVPGGCNILYMDGHCEFIRYPGKGPVTAAMARLLGAVTAGFDG